A genomic segment from Nitrospirota bacterium encodes:
- the truA gene encoding tRNA pseudouridine(38-40) synthase TruA, which produces MRTIRLDLEYDGTDFSGWQTQKQGERTVQGVLETAVAELTGSRASVIGAGRTDAGVHALCQVAAFGTDTGHSPAVIRRALNAKLPPDVRVLRAVEAAPSFHPRYDALGKRYFYLMANTDALSPFLRRYAAGVPGTLDVEAMARAAGEFVGAHDFRAFMAAGSGAGGNAVRSVGSAEVGVSQSIPFLGTTLAGRFITFRVQGAGFLRHMVRTMAGTLIEVGRGKMPPSGVREVLASGERALAGPTAPARALFLERVFYSR; this is translated from the coding sequence ATGCGCACCATCAGGCTGGACCTCGAGTACGACGGCACGGATTTTTCCGGCTGGCAGACCCAGAAGCAGGGCGAGCGGACGGTGCAGGGCGTGCTGGAGACTGCCGTCGCGGAGCTGACCGGCTCTCGCGCTTCAGTCATCGGCGCGGGCCGCACCGATGCGGGCGTGCATGCCCTGTGCCAGGTGGCGGCCTTCGGGACGGACACGGGCCACTCGCCGGCCGTCATCCGGCGGGCCCTGAACGCCAAGCTCCCGCCGGACGTGCGCGTCCTGAGAGCCGTGGAAGCGGCGCCGTCCTTTCATCCCCGGTACGACGCCCTGGGGAAGCGCTACTTCTACCTCATGGCCAACACCGACGCCCTCTCTCCCTTCCTCCGCCGCTACGCCGCCGGCGTGCCCGGCACGCTCGATGTGGAGGCCATGGCCCGGGCCGCCGGGGAATTCGTGGGGGCGCACGACTTCAGGGCCTTCATGGCCGCGGGTTCGGGGGCCGGGGGCAATGCGGTGCGGTCCGTCGGGTCGGCGGAGGTCGGGGTCTCCCAATCGATTCCGTTTCTGGGGACCACCCTCGCGGGAAGGTTCATCACCTTTCGGGTGCAGGGCGCGGGGTTCCTCCGCCACATGGTGCGCACCATGGCCGGAACCCTCATCGAGGTGGGCAGGGGGAAGATGCCGCCCTCGGGAGTTCGTGAGGTCCTGGCCTCGGGGGAGCGCGCCCTGGCGGGCCCTACGGCGCCGGCGCGGGCGCTTTTTCTCGAAAGGGTCTTCTACAGCCGGTAG
- a CDS encoding TraR/DksA C4-type zinc finger protein, whose product MPKKKTKGGAKTSKTTTRKAPAKKTAKKAAPKKAAAPKKAAAPKKAAARKKAAARKKAVRPARTREKELRDLLLKRREEIIRETREEIQKYLKGENRQLVETALDDGDWSVVDLAEDVNFRKLHAHHETLRKIDESLRKLDEGTYGICEDCEEEISPERLKVMPFAIRCRDCQELKEELEAAERGEETGYRL is encoded by the coding sequence GCCTAAGAAGAAGACGAAAGGCGGAGCAAAGACGTCAAAAACAACCACCCGGAAGGCCCCGGCTAAGAAAACAGCCAAAAAAGCCGCACCGAAGAAGGCCGCCGCACCGAAGAAGGCCGCCGCACCGAAGAAAGCCGCCGCCCGGAAGAAGGCCGCCGCCCGGAAGAAGGCCGTCCGACCTGCCAGAACGCGCGAGAAGGAGCTCAGGGACCTGCTGCTCAAGCGCAGGGAGGAGATTATCCGGGAGACCCGCGAGGAAATCCAGAAATACCTCAAAGGGGAGAACAGGCAGCTCGTGGAGACCGCCCTTGACGACGGCGACTGGTCCGTCGTGGACCTGGCCGAGGACGTCAACTTCCGGAAACTGCACGCCCATCACGAGACCCTGCGGAAGATAGACGAGTCCTTGCGGAAGCTCGATGAAGGCACCTACGGCATCTGCGAGGACTGCGAGGAGGAGATAAGCCCCGAGCGCTTGAAGGTGATGCCCTTTGCCATACGCTGCCGGGACTGCCAGGAGCTCAAGGAGGAGCTGGAGGCGGCCGAGCGGGGCGAAGAGACAGGCTACCGGCTGTAG